One part of the Marinilabiliales bacterium genome encodes these proteins:
- a CDS encoding gfo/Idh/MocA family oxidoreductase → MPETVNWGIIGCGKVTEVKSGPALYRAKGSRLVAVMRRDGDKARDYAARHGVSRWYDDASRLINDPDVNAVYVATPPGSHALYAMESMRAGKPVYVEKPMAATYAECLEMVRVSEETGIPLFVAYYRRMLPGFLEIKRLVDSGAIGQPRFFMIRFFQPPYREDLEEKPPWRVVPEISGGGYIYDLGSHQLDFIDYVLGPVGEAGSYTANLGGLYEPEDFVSAGFRCENGVAGSGVWNFTATEHMREDTIEISGDRGKIKFSCFGFTPTELTCDGKVTYIDNPRPPHVQQPLIQAVTNELLGSGKCPSTGITAARTSRLLDIITRKPS, encoded by the coding sequence ATGCCGGAGACCGTCAACTGGGGAATTATTGGCTGCGGTAAAGTTACCGAGGTAAAGAGCGGCCCCGCCCTCTACAGGGCCAAAGGCTCAAGGCTGGTGGCAGTCATGCGGCGTGACGGGGATAAAGCCAGGGACTATGCTGCGAGGCATGGCGTTTCCAGGTGGTATGATGACGCCTCCCGCCTTATCAACGATCCTGATGTCAATGCCGTGTATGTAGCCACCCCGCCCGGCTCCCATGCCCTTTACGCAATGGAATCGATGCGGGCAGGCAAGCCTGTTTATGTGGAAAAACCGATGGCTGCCACCTATGCCGAATGCCTTGAGATGGTCAGGGTGTCAGAGGAGACCGGAATACCTCTGTTTGTGGCCTATTACAGGAGAATGCTCCCGGGATTCCTGGAAATCAAAAGGCTGGTCGATTCCGGAGCCATAGGACAGCCCCGTTTCTTCATGATAAGGTTCTTCCAGCCACCCTACAGGGAAGACCTGGAAGAAAAACCTCCCTGGAGGGTGGTGCCTGAAATATCAGGAGGCGGCTATATATATGACCTTGGCAGTCATCAGCTTGACTTCATAGATTATGTTCTGGGCCCTGTCGGGGAGGCCGGTTCCTACACCGCCAATCTCGGGGGACTATATGAACCCGAGGATTTTGTCTCGGCCGGGTTCAGATGCGAAAACGGCGTTGCCGGAAGCGGGGTGTGGAATTTTACAGCAACAGAGCATATGAGGGAAGACACTATAGAAATATCAGGAGACAGGGGAAAGATTAAATTCTCATGTTTCGGCTTCACCCCGACTGAACTCACATGCGACGGTAAAGTCACTTATATTGACAATCCGCGGCCGCCGCATGTTCAGCAACCACTTATCCAGGCTGTTACCAATGAACTTCTGGGCTCCGGCAAGTGTCCCAGTACAGGCATTACGGCAGCCCGGACCAGCAGGCTTCTTGACATCATCACCCGCAAGCCATCCTGA
- a CDS encoding heavy-metal-associated domain-containing protein, which produces MRTISRIIPFAAIMLLVSTAAWSQLRSTEEVSFKTSADCINCKHAIEEMFTFERGVRHALLDLEKNIVTVRYNSRRTDPEKLQKALIDLGYKAEPVEEEKERSGEDADGETGQQSGCCGNT; this is translated from the coding sequence ATGAGAACGATTTCAAGGATAATACCGTTTGCAGCAATCATGCTGCTAGTATCAACAGCGGCATGGTCGCAGCTGAGATCAACCGAAGAGGTTAGCTTCAAAACGTCGGCCGACTGCATTAACTGCAAGCATGCCATCGAAGAGATGTTCACCTTTGAACGCGGTGTAAGACATGCTCTTCTCGATCTGGAGAAAAACATCGTTACCGTGCGTTACAACAGCAGGCGGACAGATCCGGAAAAGCTGCAGAAGGCACTGATCGACCTGGGCTATAAAGCTGAGCCTGTTGAGGAGGAAAAGGAGAGGTCTGGCGAAGATGCGGACGGTGAGACCGGACAGCAGTCCGGTTGCTGCGGGAACACATGA
- a CDS encoding TonB-dependent receptor: protein MYKQFNKNIIPLLGAVIMSASLHAGANYPSTAMAGYENNVVTVHEHLRGVVSATVDVNGRQEIQTLPYASLYWAGTTMGVTSDENGKFDLHKPHTNETLYLVVSFTGYTPDTLAIPPGKTHVEILLTENVQLEEVTVRRRMGGSFISAIEPSKTEVITITGLQSLACCNLSESFENTATVDVGYSDAISGARRIQMLGLAGVYSQLMFENLPGIRGLSSAYGLTYIPGTWMESIQISKGTASVLNGYESTTGQINVEYKKPQRSESLFLNLFASNEGRLEANMNAAHEINDTWSTMLLGHVSTQQMKIDHNNNTFLDVPLGTQVNFMNRWNHEVEDRRHVQFGLHVLGDNKFGGQTFYDRSSDRGTTNAYGTEIRTTRLQGFMKAGFFLPGTLQSSIGFMAVGTLYDQESYFGLNEYSGEQKSLYSNIVYQSLLGNTNHRINTGISYQLDEYDEQFNDLLMRRTESVPGVFGEYTYTWPEVFTMILGLRADHHSIHDWFITPRMHFRYHVVENGTLRGSVGKGYRTANVFSEHSSIFASSRQMVFAEEFRAEEAWNYGVNYTHVFPLDGERNITWSADFYRTDFINQVIADIDQDVNRIVFYNLDGRSWSNSFQTDLTIQPFEGAEIFSAFRIDDVWTTINGELMESPLTGRYKGLLTLSYATRFDKWKFDITNQLNGPSRIPDTSQNPEQYRRPEYSPVYYIMYAQVTRRFRNMDIYVGGENLTNFKMHNPIIAADDPFGRHFDSSLIWGPFMGRKFYAGIRYTFN, encoded by the coding sequence ATGTATAAACAATTTAACAAAAACATTATACCATTGCTGGGCGCGGTAATCATGTCGGCTTCACTCCATGCCGGTGCAAATTACCCCTCAACGGCCATGGCAGGCTATGAAAACAATGTCGTAACAGTACACGAACACCTGAGGGGAGTGGTCAGCGCCACCGTCGACGTTAACGGCAGGCAGGAGATACAAACCCTTCCCTATGCCTCGCTTTACTGGGCCGGCACCACGATGGGCGTAACAAGCGATGAGAATGGCAAATTTGACCTCCATAAACCCCATACCAACGAAACCCTCTACCTGGTGGTAAGCTTTACAGGCTATACCCCCGATACACTGGCAATACCACCGGGCAAAACGCATGTTGAGATACTCCTTACAGAAAACGTGCAGCTTGAAGAGGTTACCGTCCGCCGCAGGATGGGGGGCAGTTTCATCTCTGCCATTGAGCCGTCAAAAACGGAGGTTATAACGATTACCGGACTTCAAAGCCTTGCATGCTGTAACCTTTCAGAGAGCTTCGAAAACACGGCAACCGTCGATGTAGGTTATTCCGACGCCATATCGGGTGCCAGGCGCATTCAGATGCTTGGACTTGCAGGCGTATATTCGCAGCTCATGTTCGAGAACCTTCCCGGTATCAGGGGACTGTCATCGGCTTATGGCCTGACATATATACCCGGCACCTGGATGGAGTCGATCCAGATCTCAAAGGGAACCGCCTCGGTGCTCAACGGCTATGAATCGACAACGGGCCAGATAAATGTCGAATACAAAAAGCCGCAGCGGTCAGAGAGCCTGTTCCTCAACCTGTTCGCCAGCAATGAGGGCCGTCTTGAGGCCAATATGAACGCGGCCCATGAGATAAACGACACCTGGAGCACCATGCTTCTGGGGCATGTCTCAACCCAGCAGATGAAGATAGACCACAATAACAATACATTTCTTGATGTACCGCTGGGAACCCAGGTAAATTTCATGAACAGGTGGAATCATGAGGTAGAGGACAGGAGGCATGTACAGTTCGGACTGCATGTGCTGGGCGACAATAAGTTTGGCGGACAAACCTTCTATGACAGGTCGTCCGACAGGGGTACGACCAATGCCTACGGAACTGAGATCAGGACCACCAGGCTCCAGGGATTCATGAAAGCGGGTTTCTTCCTGCCGGGAACCCTGCAGTCCAGCATAGGGTTTATGGCCGTAGGCACCCTTTACGACCAGGAATCGTATTTCGGACTTAACGAATATTCGGGCGAACAGAAAAGCCTCTACTCAAACATTGTTTACCAGTCGTTACTGGGTAACACAAACCACCGTATCAACACCGGAATAAGCTACCAGCTCGATGAGTATGACGAGCAGTTCAATGACCTGCTTATGAGGCGCACCGAGTCGGTACCCGGGGTATTCGGCGAGTACACATACACGTGGCCGGAGGTTTTCACAATGATTCTCGGACTTCGTGCTGACCATCACAGCATACACGACTGGTTCATAACACCAAGGATGCATTTCCGCTATCATGTTGTGGAGAACGGGACGCTCAGGGGATCGGTAGGCAAGGGCTACCGTACAGCCAATGTCTTCTCAGAGCACTCATCTATCTTTGCCAGCTCCCGGCAGATGGTTTTTGCCGAGGAATTCAGGGCCGAGGAGGCCTGGAACTACGGAGTTAACTATACACATGTTTTTCCCCTTGACGGGGAAAGAAACATAACCTGGAGCGCCGATTTTTACAGGACCGATTTTATCAATCAGGTTATAGCCGATATCGACCAGGACGTCAACAGGATTGTCTTTTACAACCTGGACGGCAGATCCTGGTCCAATTCGTTCCAGACCGACCTTACGATTCAGCCTTTTGAAGGCGCTGAGATCTTTTCAGCCTTCAGGATAGATGATGTATGGACAACTATCAACGGTGAGCTTATGGAGAGTCCGCTCACCGGCAGGTACAAGGGTCTGCTGACCCTCTCCTATGCTACCCGTTTTGATAAATGGAAGTTTGACATCACAAACCAGCTCAACGGTCCCAGCCGGATACCCGATACAAGCCAGAATCCTGAGCAATACAGGCGCCCCGAATATTCACCGGTATATTACATTATGTATGCGCAGGTCACCCGCAGGTTCAGGAATATGGATATATACGTTGGCGGGGAAAACCTGACAAATTTCAAGATGCATAACCCGATAATTGCCGCCGACGATCCGTTCGGAAGGCATTTCGATTCATCCCTTATCTGGGGGCCCTTTATGGGAAGAAAATTTTATGCAGGAATAAGGTACACTTTTAACTGA